One Bacteroidales bacterium genomic window carries:
- a CDS encoding helix-turn-helix domain-containing protein produces MEKEILNRLKTIENQLYATKDVLTFVEAANYTGLSRSHLYKLTYERKIPHYKPRGKMIYFDRKELNDWLLQNPITTANEIEKQAVDYCYNTNRKGGLK; encoded by the coding sequence ATGGAAAAAGAAATCTTAAACAGACTTAAAACAATTGAAAACCAATTGTATGCAACAAAAGACGTTTTAACGTTCGTTGAAGCAGCTAATTACACTGGATTAAGTCGTTCACACCTCTATAAACTTACGTATGAGCGCAAAATCCCACATTACAAACCACGTGGCAAAATGATTTATTTTGACCGCAAAGAGCTAAATGACTGGCTTTTGCAAAACCCTATTACAACGGCAAATGAAATAGAAAAACAAGCCGTTGACTATTGCTATAATACTAACAGGAAAGGAGGGTTAAAATGA
- a CDS encoding DUF4373 domain-containing protein encodes MRTKKDAFYFPHDSNAKDDIKIALMTNEMGLESYGIFWVLVEILRDQPSYECPIKLLPIIAKRYGADFEKVKKVVYDYELFVVKDDEIFYSESLKRRMLLYEEKKEKLRIAGLKSAEKRKKKKENNQSDVPTTFQQRSNNVQTTLEQVNNNILDNNILDNNVLDNIKREGSKMPPTLDKVKQYIEAKNYIVDGEQFFYYYSAKNWEGIKNWQAKIDEWQVKDSKTKPPKNVKLGVGEFIKDGIRTYGTGRAKIPMDAPPRPSEQCAWNAGSQRWFTQ; translated from the coding sequence ATGAGAACAAAAAAGGACGCTTTTTACTTCCCCCACGATAGTAATGCAAAAGACGATATAAAAATTGCTTTAATGACTAATGAAATGGGATTAGAAAGTTACGGTATTTTTTGGGTGCTTGTTGAAATTTTAAGAGACCAGCCCTCATATGAATGTCCTATAAAACTATTACCCATAATTGCCAAACGTTACGGAGCTGATTTTGAAAAGGTAAAAAAAGTGGTTTATGATTATGAGTTATTTGTAGTTAAAGATGACGAGATATTTTATTCTGAAAGTTTGAAACGTAGAATGTTATTATATGAGGAAAAAAAGGAAAAACTCAGAATAGCAGGACTTAAAAGCGCCGAAAAAAGAAAAAAGAAAAAAGAAAATAATCAAAGCGATGTTCCAACAACGTTCCAACAACGTTCAAACAATGTTCAAACAACGTTGGAACAAGTAAATAATAATATATTAGATAATAATATATTAGATAATAATGTATTAGATAATATAAAAAGAGAGGGAAGCAAAATGCCTCCAACACTCGACAAAGTTAAACAATACATTGAGGCAAAAAATTATATTGTAGATGGCGAACAATTTTTTTATTACTATTCTGCAAAAAATTGGGAGGGCATAAAAAATTGGCAAGCTAAAATTGACGAATGGCAGGTTAAAGACTCAAAGACTAAACCGCCAAAAAATGTAAAATTGGGTGTTGGCGAATTTATAAAAGACGGTATTCGCACATACGGAACAGGTAGAGCAAAAATACCGATGGACGCTCCGCCACGACCCAGTGAACAATGTGCTTGGAATGCAGGCTCGCAAAGATGGTTTACACAGTAA
- a CDS encoding DUF4834 family protein, with amino-acid sequence MRFLLIFILVMLLLNFVGRIFFRWFVKRQVRKFERRASANSQGNVGDTYVTDIPRGKKNIPKHVGEYIEFEEMN; translated from the coding sequence ATGCGTTTTCTACTAATTTTTATACTTGTTATGCTGTTGCTCAATTTTGTTGGGCGCATATTTTTTCGTTGGTTTGTTAAACGTCAGGTAAGAAAGTTTGAAAGAAGAGCTTCGGCTAATTCGCAAGGTAATGTCGGAGATACTTACGTTACTGATATTCCGCGAGGTAAAAAGAATATACCTAAACATGTAGGAGAGTATATAGAATTTGAAGAAATGAATTAG